In Panicum virgatum strain AP13 chromosome 5K, P.virgatum_v5, whole genome shotgun sequence, the genomic window CTGACTTGCTTATCTCTAGCTGGAACTCTTTCAAAAAAGTCAGCATTTCTCCTATTTGCCCCAAGTGTGGATGGACAGCCCTGTTCAGAAAGGGGGGAAGTTAAATGAAAAGAAGTCTATGAAAATTTACGGTAACAATTAGCACGGGAAGATAACATGAAAATGATGTCATTAATTAGAGTATACAccaacaccaaaacaaaaggagTGTCCAGGATACATCAAAGAAAAAGAGTAAACACAATTCTACTGGTAAGGCAGCATGGCTTACTTTCTAATCTTGCACTAACCATGTAGGACAAAACACAGAGGATAAAGATGTCAGAAGGTGAGGTGCAATTTTGTGCATCAACTCTTACGACTTGCATTGCCATATATTGCTATTAAAAGTTTTGAACCGATTATGCATTATGCACTGTGAATCTCAGATAATGAATAGAAAACAATGCCACCAAATAATGCCAGCATTTCTTTGTAGTAGAAGCATCATATGATGCTGATTTGAAAAAGAAACCCGCTGTTTAAAACTTTAAATACCAGAGTATCATTACTAATAAAACTCACTACGAATATATGACAACAACAAGTAATTCATGTATGTTCATCGCAAGCCTATATttcgatatgcttccatgcaaGTTCTGATTTCAATATAAAGAAGAGCACCTGAGTAAAATGGCCCGAGTCTCCACATATTTTACAAATCATTTCTtcatccttcctcttcttccagtTTCTTTCTGTGGCCTTAGCTTTAGCCTCCCAGACCTTAGCCTCTCTGCTAGTGAAGTCGGTAGGAACAGCATTAGGATCTGGGgcctcatcttcatcatctgaCGTATTACGAGTCAAGGGCCTCTTCTCGTCATTTACTTTAGGCATCACACTATTTGTAGCTGAATTTGTAGCTGATGCAACTGGACCACTATATGCTTTCCCATAAACTTCATTGAAAAGCTCATCATCTATTTCAGGACTAGGTTCCCTTGCCATTGGCCAAAAAAAGATATTTGCTCAACCTACAGTAATTGCAAGCACACGAGGGGAaagataaataaattatttagcaAAGGGAAATGAAAACATTCCATGCTACATTGAAGCTTTGGAAAACAATGGACTACAGATGCATTAAGGCACCATTGTTGTAGCAGATAAACGAGCGGCTGAAAACAAATTATGGTGGTTCTAATATTATGTCAATCCTTGAGGATATAGGTTGCATCCTTAGAATAACATGCTATTATAAGTTATGTCTTAATAAAACCTAGGCATGAGAACAGCTTCGTACTCATTGATTTATTTTGCCCACCAGATTACTTCAGAGGAATTGCACAAACTCCTGACACTCGATCAGGATTGGTTTCTCAAAAAGTCACCCAAAGTAAATCAGTAGACGTCCACTCACAGGCTTACATCTACCACCGTCCCACATATAAGATGTGGTATTGCACTTGTGAATGAATTATGCGTCAGGGCAAGCCCCAGGATATGGGGTATGGatattcaaaattttgaaaaagggtGGAAAAAAATTGACAGCCTAAAGTACAGATTTCATAGAAAATAATTGAGTACCGACAACATAAAATTGTTCATACCTTGAAACTGTTCGACATTTTGATAATCGCTTTGAATCCTTCACAAATTACaagcaaattgcaatgacacATTTTCACAAAACATGGACAAATTTCTCAGACCTCACCTTGGTAATTCACTGGGTCGGTTGCTTTGCTTGCTGTCTTGGCGTCTGGCCGGTTGCCGCGCTCAGGAGTCAGGCCGCGCTGTGCCCGCCGACCGTCGCCGGACCCGTGCCCCGGCGCCGGCCCTTGCGCTGGCGGAGCCGCGTCTGCCGCCGCGAAGCCCTTCACGGCGCGCTGGCCGCGGGGTGCTCGACCgctccgccgcagcgccgctgcctggCTGGCCACCGACCCGCCGTTCGCCGCGGAGCGCCTGTCGCCTGCTGAAAGTGCGGAGCTGCGCTGCTGCTGGCCGCTCGCTCGAaggtcgccgcctcgccgccgaccgccaGTGGCCTACCCGCCTCGCCGCCTAGGGTTCTGGATTCGGGCGCGGCCGGTGCGGGGCTGGGGAATCGGGAGGTGCGGAGGGCGAGTGCGGATCGGCGGTCGGGGAGGAGCCGCTTGACTGTCAGGACGTGGGCCGTGGCTAAGACCTGGCTGACCACCAATGGGCCATGTGTGGGCCGTCGGGTGGGGAGGGGGAGGTAGGCCGCTAATGTAAATACtctttcaaattataagtcattttaagaattttggagagtcaaagtttttcaaatttgaccaatttttttataataaaataataacatttatgatatcaattaagtatcattagattattTGTtaactatattttcatagtgcacctatttgatgtcataaatctttatatttctctctataattttggtcaaactttgagatgatttaactctccaagatttttagaatgacttataatttagaacggatgaAGTATTAATAGTTGCTCGTGTGACTGACAGTCAAACTATCACACAAGGTTTGTTTTGGAATAAATTTGACTGTATTACACATGTTAGCCGGATTGTTGGACCAGTTTAGGTCCAAAACATAAAATCTGGAGTAGAAGAGCTTAGTGTGACAAGTCTGCTGGGGTCACACTAGTGACACTAATCAGCGCCCAGTCTCTAATCATATACATGTTCTGGAAGATTTTTCTTTCTCCACCTTCCAGTATTTAAAATTCGTGCAAAACAAATACAACCGATGTATCTATCCAAACCCAACCTTCCTCTCTAGCCAACATTCAACCCCCCCtcaccccgccccgccccgccccataCCAAGCCTGCCCCACCGCTCACACCACACGCCCTGCTACTCAGCGCGATGCTACTTGCCCTGCACTGCCGCCGTGTGCGCGCCATGCCACTGCAGCGCCGTCCGCCGCTGGCGCCAGAGAAGATGAGGCTTCaacatttttttattattaataCAATATTTTTGAAATACTGGCTCAACATTTTTCAAATATTGGCTCAACATTTTCGAAATGttggttcaacattttttaGTAAATAAGATTTATTTGGCTTTATAGATGAGTTGCTTAACCATCTTCCATAAGATATATAGAAGCCTCTAAGGTAGGCTACTTCATTTTTTTGTCTGAAGAAGAGATTGGACTTTAAGAGCTTGATATGTACTTAAGTTGtgcaattttccttttttttctaagaGCTCCTCTGATCCCCTCCCAGCATCATCGCCACCATAGCCATTGTCGCGCCCATCCTGGTCTGGTCTAACCGGCCTCTACCACCATCTGGCCCGTGATGCCACCACCACTGGTCTCACCCCTGCGCCCATAACTTCTGTGGGTTGGCCTGCCACCCCCAACCTTTCTTCTAAGCCTGGCAATGGAGATCACCGGAGTCCAGATTCTAACCTTGAACCCTATCCTAGCTGGAGATTTCGCCGGAGGTGGAGAAGTAGCTCGTCGGAGGTGGAAGGAGGTAGAAGGAGCCATGAATTAGTGGGAAGAGGAAGAACCAAAATCTAGGTGTGAGATGGGGAAGAAATATTCGGTTAGAGCATTTGCAACAAGCCTTCTACGAAAGCCTCTACTTTTAAAGTAGGGGTCGAGAGCAGAAAAAATCACTCCATCAAACTCTCAATCCGGGTCCTTACTCTAGGGAGGCCCCTATATCTCCCCCACCTGAGCCTCTTTTCCCACCGGTCTGTAGGGAGCCCCCTACTCCTCCCGCACCGCATGCGCTCCACACTCCCTCCCGCATGCTGCTCCGCGATGTCACCGCCCCTGCTGTTCCGCGTCGCCATCGGGGAACGGGACCGACAGCACCACGCCACCGGAGGACAGGACCGGCagtgccgccgctgctcctctaTGCCTCTGTCGCGGGCTGGATGGGCAgtgccgcccctgctcctcgcCCCACCACGCAGGCCGTGGTGCGGGAGCTCCGCAGAGGAAGCACTGGCGCGCCAACTGGATCCGGTGCGGGCCCGGGGAGGCCATAGCGTTGCTTCGGCTTGGAAATAAGCGGCAGGACGGGCAGGTCGCGAGGAGCTGCCGGGACGTGCGGGCCATCTGGCGCCGGTGCAGCCGGTGGCTCCAGACCGTATGGCGGCGGAGTCGGCGGCGCAGGTGGCGGGACCTTTAGCTTCGGAGGAGGAGCGTGGTTGTCATGGTTCTTGGCCGGAGTTGTGGTATCACCACACCAGCCTGAGCTACGGCGCTCCCGCCGTCGCCCCTAGCTCTTGTGCCTGCGGCGCGACCTCTCAAGCTGGCGCCCTGAGCTCTGGCGCCCGCACCACTGCCCTCAAGCCATGGCTCACTCGCCGCCGACCCAAGCTGCTGCAACTGTGCCTCCTGCCGTGAGCTGTGGTCCACTCGCTGCCATCCCCGAGCTGCGGCGCTTGCCGCCGACCCTCTTGAGCTCAGGTCTGCATGTTCGTCCCCATGCTCGAGGATGAGTGCATTTTTCAAGGTTAGATGTCCGGTGCTCCCAACCACCTCTCGTGGCCAAATCTACAATGGGGAGCGGCTCGCCAGAGCTCGGAACTCGGAAGAGAAATTTGAGTttagggagagagagagagggggggcagCTGAAGCTTGAGAGGGAGATTCGagcgtggagagggagagagagtatGAGGATAGAGAAGATTGTGGGATAGAAGGGCGAACGAGGAGAATAATAAAAttagaaagaaataaaaaattaattcacTGACGCACGAATCTCATATGTCTTATGAAAATAGGGGGAATAAAATAGAGGCTACTGCTGGAGTTGTGGATTAAGCTCTAGAAAGTTGGAAGAATCCCTATTCAGGAAAGTAGGGCTAAAAATAGAAGctattgctggagatgctcttataatATAGCTTTGTCAGTATATGTGTACGTGTATTTCGGGGAGGAGAAAAAACAGCAAATCCATGCGATGCTAgtctgcaccgacgccattctCTCTCCATGACGACGATGGTAGTCGGCACTCAGCATGAGCATCATGTTGATCTAAAAACACTGGTAGACTTTTAGTGACATGCTAACCCTAACCTCAAAAATTTTTTCAATGCAAGTCCTTGGCTACTTACATGAATCCactaaaacaaaaaattttacTAATTTAGCATCATCACCGCGGAGCAGATGCGCTGCTGCTAATCAAGCACTATACGAAATCCGGCGTTCCCAGAGAGGGGcatctctctctatatatagcACTAGCAGGTATagcagctcgccggccgcgTGTCACCGGCCAGTGGGGCGCACGAGCTGCGAGAACGCCGCGCTGTTGgccacctcgtcgtcgtcctcctcctcgacgaTGACGCGCGGCCGGGACGTGGACaaggccgcctccaccgccgtgACGCTGACCGTGACGCTCCCGTTGCCGTCGAGCGCCCCCGACGAGcgccccacgccgccgctgccctcacCCATGGGCCGGCGGCCGCAGGTGGTGCTGCCCCCTTGCCCTTCGAAGGCGTCCTGCAGCTGCATCGCGAACTCGAGGTTCCACAGCACGTCCCCCATGGACGGGCGCTCGATGCCCTGCTCGCCGAGGCACTTCTCGGCCGTGTCGGCGAACTTCTTGAGGCACTCGGGCGCGATCTGGTCCTTGATGGCCGGGTCGACGACGTCCAGCAGGGTGCCGTTCCGCTGGCAGAGGAGCGCGTAGTCGGCGAGGCTGACCCTCTCCCGCGGCAGCGCCGGGTCGAGCGCCGGGCGCGCGAGGAGCACCTCGAAGAGCACGACGCCGAAGGAGTAGACGTCGGACTTGTCGGTGAGCTGCTGCCGCCGGAAGTACTCCGGGTCGAGGTACCCGAAGCTACCCTTGACCATGGTGCTGACGTGCGTCTGGTTCACGGTGGTGGGGCCGGACTTGGAGAGGCCGAAGTCGGAGACCTTGGCGACCCAGTCGCCGTCGACGAGGATGTTGGTGGTCTTGACGTCGCGGTGGATGATGGTGTGCTTGGCGCCGGTGTGGAGGTAGTGCaggccgcgcgcggcgccgatGCAGATGTCGAGGCGGAGGCgccacggcagcggcggcttgcCGCCCATGTAGAGGTGCTCCCGCAGCGTGCCGTGCTCCATGTAGTCGTAGACGAGGATCATCTCGCCGGCGTCCTCGCTGAAGCCGATGAGGGAgacgaggtggcggtggcgcagcTTGGACAGCATCTCCACCTCCGTCTGGAACTCCTGCACGCCCTGCTCCGACGACGGGTTGGAGCGCTTGATGGCCACCTTGGTGTCGCCGTCCACGAGGCCCCGGTACACCTTGCCGAACCCGCCCACGCCGATCACCAGCGACTCGCTGAAGTTCTTGGTGGCCACCTTGATCTCGGCGAAGGAGAAGTGCCGGCACATCCCGGCCAGGTTCGCCGCGAGGTGGCCCGACGACTTGCCGCTGGTGTGGGAGTGGTAGAGCGGCAGCCAGCCGGAGGTGTGcgacccgccggcggcggcctgccgcagctcctgcttcttgctctTCTCCTGGTTCCACGCCACGCAGATGGCGGCGATgatcccgagcgccgccgcgccgccggccatgctGCCCATCACCGTGGCGATGTGGTGGTGCCTGTGGATCGGGGGCCCCacgtggtcgccgccgcccgcgcccagcTCCGCCTTGGCGAGCAGCCTGGAGGGGTCCGGGTCCGGCGCGGCCAGGTTGCCGGCGGTGTCGTTGACCTTGAAGACCTCTAGGCCGTTGAGCATGGCGTCGTAGAACTGCGGGCGGAGCGCCACGGACGGGTGCAGCGCCACCCACATGGCCTCGTCCCCGGGCTCGTCGGCCACGAACACCGCGAAGTCCCTGTACATGGGCACGCCCTTCTCCGTCGTCATCCCGATGATGTCGGCGTCGGCCAGCGCCGTCTTGTTGTTGACGTAGATGTCGAAGGCCCGCTGGTTGGGGCGGCtgagcagcagctcgcagaagTGGAGGCGCGCCACGTAGGTGAAGTTGCCGTCCACGGGCATCACCCAGGTGAGGTTGTAGTTCTGGTTCAGGCGCGGGTCGGAGCCCATGGAGCGGCTGCCCAGGTACACGTCCGGCGGCGCCGCGTACTCGGCCATGTCGTTGGGGTACTTGAGCTGGAAGTGCGGGCCGGCCTTGTAGATGACGCCCTGCGTCGGGCCCAGCACGTAGGGCGTGTCGTCGTACCAGTGCCGGGTGAGCCCCGAGTCGTTGGACGGCGGGATGTACACGCCGCCGACGTTGAAGCGGTACATGGTCTggagcgccgcgccggcgatgTCCACGGTCTGGTCCGCGAACCCCACCGTGGTGGCCGGGTCCGCGAAGATGTCGGGCATGGAGATCACCTCGATGCCGTTCACGAAGGCGTACGTCTCGTTGCCCGTCGGCATCGGCGTGAAGGTGAGGGTCAGgaaccccgccggcgccggcggcagcgagaACTCCCGGATGAGGAACGCCTGGCTCAGCGCCTTGGCGTAGGTGTACACGCTGAAGTTGTGGAGCAGCGTGATGCCCGTGGAGGTGACCACGTCGAAGTGGAAGCCCTCGGGGGGGAGCCCGTTGTAGGAGGACGGGTAAAAGTGGAGGCGCACCCAGTGGCGGTCCCGCGGGTTCACGGTGATGTTGTACGCGGCCTCCGTCGTGAACACCCGCGCCGTCATGTAGGGGATGGTGGACGGCAGCCCGTTGTCCATCCTGTCGGCCGCCATCATCAGGGACGACTTGCCGGAGTCGGTCAGCCACATGTTGTCGTTCGTGTCCGCCACCCACTTCCGGCCGTCCGAGTCCAGGCCGTCCGTCGTCGACCCGCAGTTGAGCAGGACACGGTCCGCCGGGGCGTACAGCTTGGACTCCGCGACCACGGCGACGAGAAGCAGCACCAGCaatgggctccgagctgtgccAGCCATGCGCCGAGAGAGGACGGCGATCGATGCAGAGGGCGCCTGGCGGGGTGGGAGCTTGGCAATCCGGCGGCCAATGGGGACGGTAGAGGAGATGGGTGACTAGGACATAGCGAATTAGCGATTGGTGAGAGGGCTAGAGAGAGAACACGGGCTGGGGGACGAGAGTGAGAGTGTTCGACAACCGTGGGAGAAGGGGATGAAGGCACACGCGTACGGCGGACCTGGGAGGTTACTCCGGGGCATGCGGCTGAGAAATCCTACAAACATGTCCACCCACACATGGATGTGTTTGGCTGCATGGTTCTCCATAGTCAGGTCCAGATGATGCAGGATTCTGCACATAATAATACATCTGTGGCGCGATGGACTGAAGAAAAAACAACTTTGAACAAAATCATTTCTTTCATACAAAGCCATCGAACGTCCTTGCAACAATCCAGTCTTTTGAGATGGTGAATAAAAATGGAATTTACATGTACCTCTTCCCAAATGACTGGTCAGGCcaattgcagcagcagcagccttgcAATGGGTGACTACATTGCTATAGGCTCTAGAGAAACAGCCCGGCAATCATCGGCCTTCATGGAGATCTTCTGAGAAAACAGCGGTTCTTGGAATGGTTTCGGTGTCAAAGGGGCTGAGGCCTGAGAAGGGGCCGGAAGAGAACATGGATGAGGTACCATCAGATTCGTAGGTCGTCGAAGACTGCCGGATGTTGGGGCGGGCAGGCGGTGTCGGCATAGATTCCTGGAACTCCACCGATCGTTGCACCATCTTGAGTGACTGCACCACCTCGCCCATTGTTGGCCTTTGGTTTGCCTCTGGTGAAACACAAGCTGCTGCAATTGTGCACACCCGCACAAAATCGTCTTTCGGGTACTGGCCGCCAAGCCTGGGGTCAGATAGTTCGTCTAATCTATCTTGATCTCGAAGAATCGGCCGTGCCTGCAGTCAATCGAGAGAAATACTGCCTTCAAATaagtaaaaaataaataaataataactgATATGAACAAATCGCCGCATAAGTTCCTCATGTCAGATGCCTACATGAAAAAACTACCTGTACACACTCAATTGGCTGTCTGCCTAGTAGTCACAGCGTAAAAAAGATTCTGATTCAgcagtaaaccatgcaagaactGTGACATATTAGTATATAATAGAACAAAGTATTACCCATGTCACTAGGTTTTCCTGTCCCGACGGCTGTGACATATCAACAGGCCTCCTCCCAGTTAGTAGTTCAAGAAGAACGACTCCATAGCTATATACATCACTTTTTACAAGCAAGTGTCCTGTCATGGCATACTCGGGCGCAACATACCTGAAAACATGCCAGAAGGCAAATTTAGAACAGAAATAGCTGGGACGTAGCTCAAGGTAAAAGGCCATTCAGATTACCCGAAAGTTCCCATGACACGAGTTGAAAGATAATTAGCCCGACCTTCAGGCGCCTGTTTTGCCAAACCAAAATCGGACACTTTAGCATGAAAATCATTCTCAAGCAATATATTAGAAGCTTTGAAATCCCTGTGGATTACACAGGGCTGCGAATCCTCATGGAGGTATGCTAATCCCCTGGCAGCATCAAGAGCTATCCTCATCCTGGTGTCCCAATCCAAGGGGCAGTTAGCACCTAGTGCGCCTGATAAAATGCAGTTCATGGTCAGAATTATGTTTCTTATGTATGGGAATTACAATTACAATATAAAAAAACTTGAAATAATAGGTTCAGGTGGTGGAACTAAAATGGGGGCCTATGCAGTTCAGGAAAAGGTTGCAATTGATCGTACCGTGAAGCCAAGCCTCTAGGCTTCCATTGGGAACAAGCTCGTAACAGAGAAGGTTCTGTGATGACTCACGGCTGCTATAGTAACCAATGAGTTTCACAAGATTTCGGTGGTGCAATCTGCTCAGCATTTCCACTTCAACTAAAAACTCCTTATCTCCTTGGTGCCCTCCGCTAGTAAGCTTCTTTATAGCGACAGCAGTACCATCACTAAGTACCCCCTTAAAGACACGGCCAAAACCACCTTCTCCAAGCACGCTTGAAGGCTCAAAGTTATTTGTTGCCGCTTTCAGTTCTTCATATGAAAGGAACCTTGTGCTGGTGGGACGAGGAAGTGACTCCACTGCAGAAACTGCATCTGGCATCCTTTGCTTGGCTGCATAAAAGAATTATGGGTTATATGTGCATAACAGTGTTCCTGAAAACACCAAGGGTGTATACTGTAGAGGTTGCAATCCTGAATAcccctttatctaaaaaaattcatGACACGGCTTCAGAAATGCATTATATTACAAAAGGCTACAAAGTATATTTGAGATGCATTTCTCTTAACATGACAAGCATATGAATGCTTACTGGAAATACATTAATTTACTGGATTGTATCAACAAAGTAAAGCCACACATTACAAAAGCCCACAGATACCTTAGTTCAAAGTACAGTCATACGTTACTTTGTGCTATGGTTTGGACAGCCATATGCAGTGCTTTAACTAAATAGAAGTTACATAGTATACAATAGCTAGCTGTCTATCTCGTCAGGACTGGCAGCACCTTTTGCAACTATTGCGTAacatttttatagaaaaaatgaaaaattatcCAATCACTAAATCACTATCAGATTAATGAACACACCAAATGTATATTGGTTCCAAGAAAATAACACAGTGTATAGTAAGGTACGTACGTGTTTCAGCATGAGGcactttctttttccctttcctAAATGTGCAGAAGCAAATTGTTAAAACGATCAGCAAGACGCCAATTAGAGCACCAACACATATGATAATGACAGTAATCAGGCTTGTATGTCTATTGTTGCTGGGATCCTCACTCGATCTTGGTACTTTATGCGCTGTAGATGGAGAGGCCTTAGGTGCTATTGTGAATGCTGGAGCTGCCAATGATACAGATAGCAGtattaaaaaaagaaattcaaaaaag contains:
- the LOC120706361 gene encoding receptor-like protein kinase ANXUR2, with amino-acid sequence MARLGREGCRAGRGICEDTLRNFMFNFMAAVLILEFLSGINLIIQTSALEVVAPAMPPSQGRKPFHYMASRDEVLIGVSVQPADGQQRQKKLYSPTVALSSTHPPISAPSYSSMTGALDLAIYSSDLSLPLVHHDRHLAMAAPAHVDADSPDAASNSSAAPSGLVQPPVSPHNGCCAPNMVQKRGTQDCHCVYPVRVELFLRNVSLTSNWSNEFLQELASQLNLHVNQFEIVNFYVVGASGLNITMDIAPHTGISFAADQVNTMNYSLSQHTVRIDPVLVGDYNLLNLTWFRPLAPAPAPAFTIAPKASPSTAHKVPRSSEDPSNNRHTSLITVIIICVGALIGVLLIVLTICFCTFRKGKKKVPHAETPKQRMPDAVSAVESLPRPTSTRFLSYEELKAATNNFEPSSVLGEGGFGRVFKGVLSDGTAVAIKKLTSGGHQGDKEFLVEVEMLSRLHHRNLVKLIGYYSSRESSQNLLCYELVPNGSLEAWLHGALGANCPLDWDTRMRIALDAARGLAYLHEDSQPCVIHRDFKASNILLENDFHAKVSDFGLAKQAPEGRANYLSTRVMGTFGYVAPEYAMTGHLLVKSDVYSYGVVLLELLTGRRPVDMSQPSGQENLVTWARPILRDQDRLDELSDPRLGGQYPKDDFVRVCTIAAACVSPEANQRPTMGEVVQSLKMVQRSVEFQESMPTPPARPNIRQSSTTYESDGTSSMFSSGPFSGLSPFDTETIPRTAVFSEDLHEGVAVVAESKLYAPADRVLLNCGSTTDGLDSDGRKWVADTNDNMWLTDSGKSSLMMAADRMDNGLPSTIPYMTARVFTTEAAYNITVNPRDRHWVRLHFYPSSYNGLPPEGFHFDVVTSTGITLLHNFSVYTYAKALSQAFLIREFSLPPAPAGFLTLTFTPMPTGNETYAFVNGIEVISMPDIFADPATTVGFADQTVDIAGAALQTMYRFNVGGVYIPPSNDSGLTRHWYDDTPYVLGPTQGVIYKAGPHFQLKYPNDMAEYAAPPDVYLGSRSMGSDPRLNQNYNLTWVMPVDGNFTYVARLHFCELLLSRPNQRAFDIYVNNKTALADADIIGMTTEKGVPMYRDFAVFVADEPGDEAMWVALHPSVALRPQFYDAMLNGLEVFKVNDTAGNLAAPDPDPSRLLAKAELGAGGGDHVGPPIHRHHHIATVMGSMAGGAAALGIIAAICVAWNQEKSKKQELRQAAAGGSHTSGWLPLYHSHTSGKSSGHLAANLAGMCRHFSFAEIKVATKNFSESLVIGVGGFGKVYRGLVDGDTKVAIKRSNPSSEQGVQEFQTEVEMLSKLRHRHLVSLIGFSEDAGEMILVYDYMEHGTLREHLYMGGKPPLPWRLRLDICIGAARGLHYLHTGAKHTIIHRDVKTTNILVDGDWVAKVSDFGLSKSGPTTVNQTHVSTMVKGSFGYLDPEYFRRQQLTDKSDVYSFGVVLFEVLLARPALDPALPRERVSLADYALLCQRNGTLLDVVDPAIKDQIAPECLKKFADTAEKCLGEQGIERPSMGDVLWNLEFAMQLQDAFEGQGGSTTCGRRPMGEGSGGVGRSSGALDGNGSVTVSVTAVEAALSTSRPRVIVEEEDDDEVANSAAFSQLVRPTGR